A genomic window from Thermithiobacillus tepidarius DSM 3134 includes:
- a CDS encoding CBS domain-containing protein, whose translation MAERYKVLRSGTLDKGISFYRFSQELPKIVTPDSPAIDVMTDLKRVTAVTIAPDVPIDAALQKMIHAEVRMLLVTDQKHEVVGLITARDLMGEKPVHFASQERLPRERILVEHIMTPQPDIQVLHMEDVLHSRVGDIIMTLREAGRQHALVVEPDGLDKSQVIRGIFSTTQIGRQLGMEIQPTGIVQNFAQLEAVLNH comes from the coding sequence ATGGCCGAGAGATACAAAGTGCTGCGCTCTGGCACGCTGGACAAGGGCATCAGCTTTTACCGGTTTTCCCAGGAGCTTCCCAAGATCGTGACGCCGGACAGTCCGGCCATCGACGTGATGACGGACCTGAAGCGCGTCACCGCCGTGACCATCGCGCCGGACGTGCCCATCGACGCGGCGCTGCAGAAGATGATCCATGCCGAGGTGCGCATGCTGCTGGTCACCGACCAAAAGCACGAGGTGGTCGGCCTCATTACCGCGCGCGACCTCATGGGCGAAAAGCCGGTGCACTTCGCCTCCCAGGAGCGCCTGCCGCGCGAGCGCATCCTGGTGGAGCACATCATGACGCCGCAGCCCGACATTCAGGTGCTGCACATGGAGGATGTGCTGCATAGCCGCGTGGGGGACATCATCATGACCCTGCGCGAGGCCGGGCGCCAGCACGCCTTGGTGGTGGAGCCCGACGGTCTGGACAAGAGCCAGGTGATCCGCGGCATCTTCTCCACCACGCAGATCGGCCGGCAGCTCGGGATGGAGATCCAGCCCACCGGCATCGTGCAGAATTTCGCCCAGTTGGAAGCCGTGCTAAACCACTAG
- a CDS encoding Hsp20/alpha crystallin family protein, producing the protein MDSDDLMRLARRLQLATRERVQPLRWRPAADIYRTREGWLVKIELAGVRSEEIELKVSGRWLTVRGRRYDMALVEGCEHYSLEIAYSHFERSIELPCALEQARAVTQYRDGMLLVRIITEGSQT; encoded by the coding sequence ATGGACAGTGACGATCTCATGCGTTTGGCCCGGCGCCTGCAACTGGCGACCCGGGAGCGGGTGCAGCCCCTGCGCTGGCGGCCCGCGGCGGACATCTACCGGACCCGCGAGGGCTGGCTGGTCAAGATCGAGCTGGCGGGGGTGCGCAGCGAGGAAATCGAACTCAAGGTCAGCGGCCGCTGGCTGACGGTGCGCGGCCGGCGCTACGACATGGCGCTGGTGGAAGGCTGCGAGCACTACTCGCTGGAGATCGCCTACAGCCATTTCGAACGTTCGATCGAGCTGCCCTGCGCCTTGGAGCAGGCCCGGGCCGTCACCCAGTACCGCGACGGCATGCTGTTGGTGCGCATCATCACGGAGGGTTCCCAGACATGA
- the lon gene encoding endopeptidase La codes for MNQSEDLLTLPVFPMRNSVLFPFVLSPFSAGRPSSIAALDASLAREDKLVAVVAQRDATVEQPDRDTLYGLGTMAVVKRMVRSEETMEVILHGVERIELIDIEQTQPFLRARFRPVPVTLEKNAEAEALQRELIRLAAEYQSLAQPVQELDIRQIVAQIQEPMHLVYLLGTMLGLDLEKAQALLEASTQLQAMRLLHRYLLDERQIQQLRQEIAGQAASEMNRQQREYLLRQQLRAIQQELGEKNPEEAEVASLRGRLDEAKLPDPVRKEAEQELTRLERTPAASPEHQVARTHLELVLDLPWDETTEDKLDLARARQVLDEDHYDLQEIKERILEHLAVMKLNPTAKAPILCFVGPPGVGKTSLGVSIARALGRKFERFSLGGLHDEAELRGHRRTYIGAMPGRVIQAIRRAGVKNPLLMLDEIDKLGRDFRGDPASALLEILDPAQNYEFHDNYLDLPFDLSKVFFITTANTLDTIPGPLLDRMEILRLSGYSDEEKLEIARRYLLERQRRQAGLSAEQFALSDDTLLAVINRYTREAGVRELERMLGRLARKVALQIAEGGAPQAITPEMLPELLGPPRFFMEQARKELPPGVATGLAWTEAGGDVLYIEALLLPEGERLLLTGQLGNVMQESAKAAQSYIISHGQALGIAKPKAGVHIHVPAGAIPKDGPSAGVTMATAIASLYSGRPVRSDTAMTGEITLTGLVLPVGGIKEKVLAARRAGLRRVILPAQNEKDLGKLPESVRGEMEFVFAQRIEEVLRAAIPGLA; via the coding sequence ATGAATCAAAGTGAAGATTTGCTCACCCTGCCCGTCTTTCCCATGCGGAACAGCGTGCTGTTCCCCTTCGTGCTCAGTCCCTTCTCGGCCGGCCGGCCGAGCTCCATTGCCGCCCTCGACGCCAGCCTGGCCCGCGAGGACAAGCTCGTGGCCGTGGTCGCGCAGCGCGATGCCACGGTGGAGCAGCCGGACCGCGACACCCTGTACGGCCTCGGCACCATGGCCGTGGTCAAGCGCATGGTCCGCTCCGAGGAAACCATGGAGGTGATCCTGCACGGCGTGGAGCGTATTGAGCTGATCGACATCGAGCAGACGCAGCCCTTCCTGCGCGCCCGCTTCCGGCCGGTGCCGGTGACCCTGGAAAAAAACGCCGAGGCCGAGGCCCTGCAGCGCGAGCTGATCCGCCTGGCGGCCGAGTACCAGTCGCTGGCGCAGCCGGTGCAGGAGCTGGACATCCGCCAGATTGTGGCGCAGATCCAGGAGCCCATGCACCTGGTCTATCTTTTGGGCACCATGCTGGGACTCGACCTGGAGAAGGCGCAGGCGCTCCTGGAGGCATCGACCCAGCTGCAGGCCATGCGGCTGCTGCACCGCTACCTGCTGGACGAGCGGCAGATCCAGCAGTTGCGCCAGGAGATCGCCGGCCAGGCGGCGTCGGAGATGAACCGCCAGCAGCGCGAGTACCTGCTGCGCCAGCAGCTGCGCGCCATCCAGCAGGAGTTGGGCGAAAAGAATCCCGAGGAGGCCGAGGTCGCCAGCCTGCGCGGCCGCCTGGACGAGGCCAAGCTGCCCGACCCGGTGCGCAAGGAGGCCGAGCAGGAGCTGACGCGGCTGGAGCGCACGCCGGCCGCCTCGCCCGAGCATCAGGTGGCGCGCACCCACCTGGAATTGGTGCTGGACCTGCCCTGGGACGAGACCACCGAGGACAAGCTGGACTTGGCCCGGGCCCGACAGGTGCTCGACGAGGACCACTACGACCTGCAGGAGATCAAGGAGCGCATCCTCGAGCACCTGGCGGTGATGAAGCTCAACCCCACGGCCAAGGCCCCGATCCTGTGCTTCGTCGGCCCGCCCGGGGTGGGCAAGACCTCGCTCGGCGTGTCCATCGCCCGGGCGTTGGGACGCAAGTTCGAGCGCTTCAGCCTGGGCGGGCTGCACGACGAGGCCGAGCTGCGCGGCCACCGGCGCACCTACATCGGCGCCATGCCCGGCCGCGTCATCCAGGCCATCCGCCGCGCCGGGGTGAAAAACCCGCTGCTGATGCTCGACGAGATCGACAAGCTCGGGCGCGATTTCCGCGGCGATCCCGCCTCCGCCCTGCTGGAGATCCTCGACCCGGCACAGAACTACGAGTTCCACGACAATTATCTGGATCTGCCCTTCGATCTCTCCAAGGTGTTCTTCATCACCACCGCCAATACCCTGGACACCATTCCCGGGCCCCTGCTGGACCGCATGGAGATCCTGCGCCTGAGCGGCTACAGCGACGAGGAAAAGCTGGAAATCGCCCGCCGCTACCTGCTCGAGCGCCAGCGCCGGCAGGCCGGCCTGAGCGCCGAACAGTTCGCCCTGTCCGACGACACCCTGCTGGCCGTCATCAACCGCTACACCCGAGAGGCGGGCGTGCGCGAGCTGGAGCGCATGCTCGGGCGCCTGGCGCGCAAGGTGGCGCTGCAGATCGCCGAAGGCGGCGCACCGCAAGCGATCACGCCCGAGATGCTGCCCGAATTGCTGGGCCCGCCGCGCTTTTTCATGGAGCAGGCGCGCAAGGAGCTGCCGCCCGGCGTGGCCACCGGCCTGGCCTGGACCGAGGCCGGCGGCGACGTGCTCTACATCGAGGCCCTGCTGCTGCCCGAGGGCGAAAGGCTCCTGCTGACCGGCCAGCTCGGCAATGTCATGCAGGAATCGGCCAAGGCGGCGCAGAGCTACATCATCTCCCACGGCCAGGCGCTGGGCATCGCGAAGCCGAAGGCGGGGGTGCACATCCATGTCCCCGCCGGCGCCATCCCCAAGGACGGCCCTTCCGCCGGCGTCACCATGGCCACGGCCATCGCCTCGCTCTACAGCGGCCGGCCGGTGCGCAGCGACACCGCCATGACCGGCGAGATCACCCTGACCGGCCTCGTGCTGCCGGTCGGCGGCATCAAGGAAAAAGTCCTGGCGGCGCGCCGCGCCGGCCTCCGCCGCGTCATCCTGCCGGCCCAGAACGAGAAGGACCTCGGCAAGCTGCCGGAGTCGGTGCGCGGCGAGATGGAGTTCGTGTTTGCGCAGCGGATCGAGGAGGTGCTGCGGGCGGCGATTCCGGGGCTGGCGTGA
- a CDS encoding ferritin-like domain-containing protein: MSESLFEQALGALLTADPAQKCARTQALWAQWTAGALSLAGGGEIAPLPAPGRPARPPLVPPKELPKRNRLHTPAGRAVLLHALAHIEFNAVNLALDAVYRFRDLPRDYYHDWLNVAREEARHFELLRDHIRGLEADYGDFPAHDGLWQMAVDTAHDPLVRMALVPRVLEARGLDVTPGLIERLEAAGDPQAAAILRLIRRDEIGHVAVGTRWFHYLCAQRGLEPVGTFFALVEQYMKGRLKGPFNLEDRVQAGFLAAELEQLRSLG, encoded by the coding sequence ATGAGCGAATCCCTCTTCGAGCAGGCGCTCGGTGCATTGTTGACCGCCGATCCCGCGCAGAAATGCGCCCGTACCCAGGCCCTGTGGGCGCAGTGGACGGCCGGCGCCTTGTCCCTGGCCGGCGGCGGCGAGATTGCGCCCCTGCCGGCGCCGGGCCGCCCGGCCCGCCCGCCGCTGGTGCCGCCCAAGGAACTGCCCAAGCGCAACCGGCTGCACACGCCCGCGGGCCGCGCCGTGCTGCTGCATGCCTTGGCCCACATCGAGTTCAACGCCGTCAACCTGGCCCTGGACGCGGTTTACCGCTTCCGGGACCTGCCGCGCGACTACTATCACGATTGGCTGAACGTGGCACGGGAGGAGGCCCGACACTTCGAGCTGCTGCGCGACCACATCCGCGGTCTGGAGGCCGATTACGGCGACTTCCCCGCCCATGACGGCCTGTGGCAGATGGCGGTGGACACGGCCCATGATCCCTTGGTGCGCATGGCCCTGGTGCCGCGCGTGCTGGAAGCCCGCGGCCTGGACGTGACGCCAGGCCTGATCGAACGCCTGGAGGCCGCCGGCGACCCGCAAGCCGCCGCCATCCTGCGCCTCATCCGCCGCGATGAAATCGGCCACGTGGCCGTGGGCACGCGCTGGTTCCACTATCTCTGCGCGCAACGCGGGTTGGAGCCGGTGGGCACCTTTTTCGCGCTGGTGGAGCAGTATATGAAGGGGCGGCTGAAGGGGCCGTTCAATCTGGAGGATCGGGTGCAGGCGGGGTTTCTGGCGGCGGAGCTGGAGCAGTTGCGGAGTTTGGGGTAG
- a CDS encoding ABC-F family ATP-binding cassette domain-containing protein — MLNIQNLSYHQGARQLFRGASLQLFHGQRLGLVGVNGCGKSTLLRLIRGEAQPDGGDISLHTGITMASVAQEIDTSARPALDFVLDGDLELRELEAVLGQERHDAAYFQAQSRFEAIDGYGASARAAQLLAGLGFAPEQMQAPVNSFSGGWRMRLNLARALMRRADLLLLDEPTNHLDLEAILWLEQYLARYPGSLILVSHDREFLNAVVDRIGHIDQGQITLYPGDYDAFETRRAERAAQQQVLYEQQQARIAELEHFVARFRAKASKARQAQSRLKALARMERVAKVQVADGYSLELPSPERPPQILLKLEQAAFAFGERPLFRGLNLTLRPGDRLALLGPNGTGKSTLIRLLAGELQPTQGTRQLTPGVRIGYFAQHQLEQLDLAATPLQHMQRLDPETDAQSLRNFLGRFGFGGHEMDRPVGGFSGGEKSRLVLAGLAWQRPHLLLLDEPTNHLDLDMRDALTLALQDYAGAMVLVSHDRNLTRACADQLLLVADGQAAAFDGDLDDYRQWLAARAARASAPKPDKLTAPKRGPGANLKQVRQKQGKLEAEMAVLEGELARLDALLADPLLYQQPDPEKFQTLNAQRATLQARYGELEEGWLALEEEVQMLAAEG; from the coding sequence ATGTTGAACATTCAAAACCTCTCCTACCACCAGGGCGCCCGGCAGCTCTTCCGCGGCGCCTCCCTGCAGCTCTTCCACGGTCAGCGCCTGGGCCTCGTGGGCGTCAACGGCTGCGGCAAATCCACCCTGTTGCGCCTGATCCGCGGCGAAGCGCAGCCGGACGGCGGCGACATCAGTCTGCACACCGGCATCACCATGGCGAGCGTGGCCCAGGAGATCGACACTTCGGCGCGCCCGGCCCTGGATTTCGTGCTGGACGGCGACCTCGAGCTGCGCGAGCTGGAGGCCGTGCTCGGACAGGAGCGGCACGATGCGGCCTACTTCCAGGCCCAGAGCCGCTTCGAGGCCATCGACGGCTACGGCGCCTCGGCCCGCGCCGCCCAGCTTTTGGCCGGCCTGGGCTTCGCACCCGAGCAGATGCAGGCCCCGGTCAACAGCTTCAGCGGCGGCTGGCGCATGCGCCTCAACCTGGCCCGGGCGCTCATGCGCCGTGCCGACCTCCTGCTCCTGGACGAACCCACCAACCACCTTGACCTAGAAGCCATCCTCTGGCTGGAGCAATACCTGGCCCGTTATCCCGGCAGCCTCATTCTGGTCTCTCACGACCGCGAGTTCCTGAACGCGGTGGTGGACCGCATCGGCCACATCGACCAAGGCCAGATCACCCTCTACCCCGGCGACTACGACGCCTTCGAAACGCGCCGGGCGGAGCGCGCCGCTCAGCAGCAGGTTCTTTACGAGCAGCAGCAGGCGCGCATCGCCGAACTGGAGCACTTCGTCGCCCGCTTCCGCGCCAAGGCCAGCAAGGCCCGCCAGGCGCAAAGCCGCCTCAAGGCCCTGGCGCGCATGGAACGGGTGGCCAAGGTGCAGGTGGCGGACGGCTACAGCCTGGAGCTGCCCAGCCCGGAACGCCCGCCGCAGATCCTGCTCAAACTGGAGCAGGCCGCCTTCGCCTTCGGCGAGCGGCCTTTGTTCCGCGGCCTGAACCTGACCCTGCGCCCGGGCGACCGCCTCGCCCTGCTCGGCCCCAACGGCACCGGCAAGTCCACCCTGATCCGCCTGCTGGCCGGCGAACTGCAGCCGACCCAGGGCACGCGCCAGCTCACCCCGGGCGTGCGCATCGGCTACTTCGCCCAGCATCAACTGGAGCAGTTGGACCTGGCGGCCACGCCCCTGCAGCACATGCAGCGCCTGGACCCCGAAACCGATGCCCAGAGCCTGCGCAACTTCCTCGGCCGCTTCGGCTTCGGCGGCCACGAGATGGACCGCCCGGTGGGCGGCTTCTCCGGCGGCGAAAAAAGTCGTCTGGTGCTGGCCGGCTTGGCTTGGCAGCGGCCGCACCTGCTGCTCCTGGACGAGCCCACCAACCATTTGGATCTGGACATGCGCGACGCCCTGACCTTGGCCCTGCAGGACTACGCCGGGGCCATGGTGCTGGTCTCCCACGATCGCAACCTGACCCGCGCCTGCGCCGACCAGCTCCTGCTGGTTGCCGACGGCCAGGCGGCGGCTTTCGATGGTGACCTGGACGACTACCGCCAGTGGCTCGCCGCCCGCGCTGCCCGCGCCAGCGCCCCGAAACCCGACAAGCTCACCGCGCCCAAGCGCGGCCCCGGCGCCAATCTCAAGCAGGTGCGGCAGAAACAGGGCAAGCTGGAGGCAGAAATGGCCGTGCTGGAAGGGGAACTGGCGCGGCTGGACGCGCTGCTGGCCGACCCCCTGCTCTATCAGCAGCCGGACCCGGAAAAATTCCAGACCCTCAACGCCCAGCGCGCCACCCTGCAGGCGCGCTACGGCGAGTTGGAGGAAGGCTGGCTGGCGCTGGAGGAGGAAGTGCAGATGCTGGCGGCCGAAGGCTGA
- a CDS encoding potassium channel family protein yields the protein MPETARVTKPRHAVYRWTGLGGVPPHDRPAAYAWERRLHWPMVLAALLALPAFYFEAVLGGDYRDLGRALSLLILTAFSIELLIMLAVTRQRLRYLLWNWLSLFIVVASAGYIFGWYTGEIPYLVPALRLIVVVLFIARIFGALRTIFSPTGVVILLGLGGALLGVAGVGFYWLEPTVHSYAEGLWLAFTTGATVGYGDMVPTTPAARIFAVLIVLLGYALLSMLSASVVALVVGEDEQALRREMHRDIQHLRRELAALRADMAARGLLDGAGAHQDQSDDGKGEPELPGNPIR from the coding sequence ATGCCTGAAACCGCGCGCGTGACCAAACCGCGCCACGCGGTCTACCGCTGGACCGGCCTGGGCGGGGTGCCGCCCCATGACCGGCCCGCCGCCTACGCCTGGGAGCGGCGCCTGCACTGGCCCATGGTGCTGGCGGCCTTGCTGGCCCTGCCGGCCTTCTACTTCGAGGCGGTGCTGGGCGGCGATTACCGGGATCTGGGGCGGGCCCTGTCCCTGCTCATCCTGACCGCCTTCAGCATCGAGCTCCTGATCATGCTGGCGGTCACGCGCCAGCGCCTGCGCTATCTGCTGTGGAACTGGCTGAGTCTCTTCATCGTCGTCGCGTCCGCGGGCTACATCTTCGGCTGGTACACAGGGGAAATCCCCTATCTGGTGCCGGCGTTGCGCCTGATTGTGGTGGTCCTCTTCATCGCGCGGATCTTCGGCGCGCTGCGGACCATCTTTTCCCCCACGGGCGTGGTCATCCTCCTGGGTCTGGGCGGCGCCCTCCTGGGTGTGGCGGGCGTCGGTTTCTACTGGCTCGAGCCGACGGTGCATTCCTATGCCGAAGGCCTGTGGCTGGCCTTCACCACCGGGGCCACGGTCGGCTACGGCGACATGGTGCCCACCACGCCGGCGGCCCGCATCTTCGCCGTGCTCATCGTGCTGCTGGGCTATGCGCTGCTGTCCATGCTGTCGGCCAGCGTCGTCGCGCTGGTGGTGGGGGAGGACGAGCAGGCCCTGCGCCGGGAGATGCACCGCGACATCCAGCACCTGCGCCGGGAGCTGGCGGCGCTGCGCGCGGACATGGCGGCCCGCGGCCTGCTGGATGGCGCCGGCGCGCACCAGGACCAGAGCGATGATGGCAAGGGCGAGCCCGAGCTTCCAGGCAACCCGATCCGCTGA
- a CDS encoding MFS transporter: MRSSLADSVARREFFGWAMYDFANSGYTTVVITAVFNAYFVGVVAAGQPWATLAWTSALSVSYALAMLLSPLVGAYADAHAAKKRLLAWTTAACVLFTATLYGVGPGDVALGVLLLILSNVAYSLGETLVAAFLPELARGEAVGRVSGWGWSLGYFGGLLTLGACLAYVQFAQSHGATAAEFVPATMLITAAVFALASLPTFLFLRERALPQAHPHGVWRTAFGRLGQTLHHVRRYQDLFRFLLSVVFYSAGIQAVIVLAAVYAQEAMGFSTQDSIKLILVVNVTAALGAFFLGHVQDRLGHRPTLSLTLLGWLVMIYLAYTADTPQRFWLAANVAGLCLGASQSIGRALVGLLSPASRRAEFFGLWGLAVRLSAILGPMTYGLLTWLTHNDHRLALLLTGGYFLAGLVLLWWVNIPRGLRAAVAAEEAWRHA, from the coding sequence ATGCGCAGCAGCCTGGCCGACAGTGTCGCCCGCCGCGAGTTTTTCGGCTGGGCCATGTACGACTTCGCCAATTCCGGCTACACCACGGTGGTCATCACCGCCGTCTTCAATGCCTACTTCGTCGGCGTGGTGGCCGCGGGCCAGCCCTGGGCGACCCTGGCCTGGACCTCGGCCCTGTCGGTCTCCTATGCCTTGGCCATGCTGCTCTCGCCCCTGGTGGGCGCCTACGCGGATGCCCATGCGGCCAAGAAGCGCCTGCTGGCCTGGACCACGGCGGCCTGCGTGCTGTTCACCGCCACCCTCTACGGCGTCGGGCCCGGCGACGTGGCGCTGGGGGTGCTGCTCCTGATCCTCTCCAACGTGGCCTACAGCCTCGGCGAAACCCTGGTCGCCGCCTTCCTGCCCGAGCTGGCGCGCGGCGAGGCGGTCGGCAGGGTGTCCGGCTGGGGCTGGAGTCTCGGCTACTTCGGCGGCCTGCTCACTCTGGGCGCCTGCCTGGCCTACGTGCAGTTCGCCCAGAGCCATGGGGCGACGGCGGCCGAGTTCGTGCCGGCGACCATGCTGATCACCGCCGCCGTCTTCGCCCTGGCGAGCCTGCCCACCTTTCTCTTCCTGCGCGAGCGCGCGCTGCCGCAGGCGCACCCGCACGGCGTCTGGCGCACCGCCTTCGGGCGGCTCGGCCAGACCCTGCACCACGTGCGCCGCTACCAGGATCTGTTCCGCTTTCTGCTGAGCGTGGTGTTCTACTCGGCGGGCATTCAAGCGGTGATCGTGCTGGCGGCGGTCTACGCCCAGGAGGCCATGGGCTTCAGCACCCAGGACAGCATCAAGCTCATTCTGGTGGTGAACGTCACCGCCGCCCTCGGCGCCTTCTTCCTCGGGCACGTGCAGGACCGTCTGGGCCACCGGCCCACCCTGAGCCTGACCCTGCTGGGCTGGCTCGTGATGATCTATCTGGCCTACACGGCCGACACGCCGCAGCGCTTCTGGCTGGCGGCCAACGTGGCCGGGTTGTGCCTCGGCGCCAGCCAGTCCATCGGCCGGGCGCTGGTGGGCCTGCTGAGCCCCGCCAGCCGGCGCGCCGAGTTCTTCGGTCTGTGGGGCCTGGCGGTGCGCCTGTCCGCCATCCTGGGGCCGATGACCTACGGCCTGCTCACCTGGCTGACCCACAACGATCACCGCTTGGCGCTGCTGCTGACCGGCGGCTATTTCCTGGCCGGCCTGGTGCTGCTGTGGTGGGTGAACATCCCGCGCGGGCTGCGAGCGGCAGTGGCGGCGGAGGAGGCTTGGCGCCATGCCTGA
- a CDS encoding O-succinylhomoserine sulfhydrylase: protein MDNDNNWEDWQPDTLAVRAGVHTTPEGEHSEPIFPTSSYVFQSAAEAAARFAGQPGNVYSRYTNPTVRAFEERLAALEGAESCVATGSGMAACLATFMALLKAGDHVVASRAIFGTTVQLLSNILGRFGLETTFVDLTDLGAWRAAIRPNTRMLFLETPSNPMTEIGDLAALAAIAHEAGARLVVDNTFCTPVLQRPLDFGADVVIQSATKYIDGHGRCLGGAVLGSRELMEGPRGFLRTAGPSMSPFNAWVFLKGLETLSLRMARHNASAQALAEWLEAQPQVNRVFYPGLASHPQHALAQRQQKGPGGILSFDLKGGQPAAWAFLDALRICSLTANLGDAKTTVTHAASTTHSRVSPEARAAAGITDGLVRISVGLEDVEDLRQDLARGLAAIGT, encoded by the coding sequence GTGGACAACGACAACAATTGGGAGGACTGGCAACCGGATACGCTGGCCGTGCGCGCCGGCGTGCACACCACGCCCGAGGGTGAGCACAGCGAGCCCATCTTTCCCACCTCGTCCTACGTGTTCCAAAGCGCCGCCGAAGCGGCGGCGCGCTTCGCCGGCCAGCCCGGCAACGTCTACAGCCGCTACACCAATCCCACCGTGCGCGCCTTCGAGGAGCGGCTGGCGGCCTTGGAAGGCGCGGAAAGCTGCGTGGCCACCGGCTCCGGCATGGCCGCCTGCCTGGCCACCTTCATGGCCCTTTTGAAGGCGGGCGACCACGTGGTCGCCTCGCGCGCCATCTTCGGCACCACCGTCCAGCTCCTAAGCAACATTCTGGGCCGCTTCGGCCTGGAAACCACCTTCGTGGACCTGACGGACCTGGGCGCCTGGCGCGCCGCCATCCGCCCCAACACCCGCATGCTCTTCCTGGAAACGCCGAGCAACCCCATGACCGAGATCGGCGACCTGGCGGCGCTGGCCGCCATCGCCCACGAGGCCGGTGCCCGGCTGGTGGTGGACAACACCTTCTGCACGCCGGTCCTGCAGCGGCCTCTGGACTTTGGTGCCGACGTGGTCATCCAGTCCGCCACCAAGTACATCGACGGCCACGGCCGCTGCCTGGGCGGCGCCGTGCTCGGTTCCCGGGAGTTGATGGAGGGGCCGCGCGGCTTTCTGCGCACCGCCGGCCCGAGCATGAGCCCCTTCAACGCCTGGGTCTTCCTGAAGGGCCTGGAGACCTTGTCCCTGCGCATGGCCCGCCATAACGCCTCGGCCCAGGCACTGGCCGAATGGCTGGAGGCGCAGCCGCAGGTCAACCGGGTGTTCTATCCCGGCCTCGCCAGCCATCCGCAGCACGCATTGGCCCAGCGGCAGCAGAAGGGGCCCGGCGGCATCCTGTCCTTCGATCTCAAGGGCGGTCAGCCGGCGGCGTGGGCGTTCCTGGACGCCCTCCGGATCTGCTCCCTGACCGCCAATCTCGGCGACGCCAAGACCACGGTCACCCATGCCGCCAGCACCACCCACAGCCGGGTCAGTCCCGAGGCCCGCGCCGCTGCCGGCATTACCGACGGCCTGGTGCGCATCAGCGTGGGGCTGGAGGACGTGGAGGACCTGCGGCAGGACCTCGCCCGCGGCCTGGCAGCCATCGGCACCTGA
- a CDS encoding tetratricopeptide repeat protein — translation MANSPHVQDVNLANFEQMVLAESQQRPVLVDFWAPWCGPCRALGPILEKLADEYGGKFLLAKINSDENQELSIKYGVRGIPAVKAFVGGRVVDEFTGALPEAGVRQFLDRIIPSEGDRLRAEADLLRRAGQDAQAEAKLKSALEVDPQNDRVRLDLARLYLESGRYPDSAAMIEAMHPAFRMEPEVEAIAAVLEFGQIAAQAADDDSLRRTIATANGDARAQALYQLAARLVLRGDFDSAMAQLIEMVRDHRAYGDDLGRKTLLKVFNILGNQGELVSKYRTLLSRTLF, via the coding sequence ATGGCCAACAGCCCGCATGTGCAAGACGTCAATCTCGCCAATTTCGAACAGATGGTCCTGGCGGAATCCCAGCAGCGGCCGGTGCTGGTGGATTTCTGGGCGCCCTGGTGCGGCCCCTGCCGCGCCCTGGGCCCGATCCTGGAAAAGCTGGCCGACGAGTACGGCGGCAAATTCCTCCTGGCCAAGATCAACTCGGATGAGAACCAGGAACTGTCCATCAAGTACGGCGTGCGCGGCATTCCCGCCGTCAAGGCGTTCGTCGGCGGCCGGGTGGTGGACGAGTTCACCGGTGCGCTGCCGGAGGCCGGCGTACGCCAATTCCTGGACCGCATCATTCCCTCCGAGGGCGACCGGCTGCGCGCCGAAGCGGACCTGCTGCGCCGCGCCGGCCAGGATGCCCAGGCGGAAGCCAAGCTGAAAAGCGCCCTGGAGGTGGACCCGCAGAACGACCGGGTGCGCCTGGATTTGGCGCGCCTTTATCTGGAAAGCGGCCGCTATCCGGACAGCGCGGCCATGATCGAAGCCATGCACCCGGCGTTCCGCATGGAGCCCGAGGTCGAAGCCATCGCCGCAGTCCTGGAGTTCGGTCAGATCGCCGCCCAGGCGGCCGACGACGACAGCCTGCGCCGGACCATCGCGACCGCCAACGGCGATGCCCGCGCCCAAGCCCTCTACCAGCTCGCCGCCCGCCTGGTCCTTCGGGGCGACTTCGACAGCGCCATGGCGCAACTGATCGAAATGGTCCGCGACCACCGCGCCTACGGCGACGACCTCGGCCGCAAGACCCTGCTGAAAGTCTTCAACATCCTCGGCAACCAGGGCGAGCTGGTGAGCAAGTACCGGACCCTGCTGTCGCGCACCCTGTTCTGA